Within the Indicator indicator isolate 239-I01 chromosome 1, UM_Iind_1.1, whole genome shotgun sequence genome, the region aaggaagagcagggaaaaggtgggcccactgctgaatgagatgggagatatggtaactgatgatgcagagatggcagagttgctgaatgccttctttgcctcagtcttcactcctgagaccagccctcaggaacctcagtctctagaagcaagggagcagaactggagagatgtagacattccactggtcaatcaggacagggttagagatctcttataccatctcaaGACAAACAAATCTATGGGCCCCaatgggatgcatccacgagtgctgagagagctggctgatactgttgctgaacctctctccatcatatttggaaagtcatggagaacaggagaggtgcctgatgactggaagaaagcaaatgtcactccagtcttcaaaaaaggcaagagggATGACCcgggcaactacagaccagtcagcctcacctacatccctggaaagatgatggagcagctcatcctggaggtcatctctaaccatatggaagacaagaaggttatcaggagtagtcaacatggatttaccaaggggagatcctgtctgactaatctgatagccttctatgaagttatgaccaagtagGTAGATGAGGAAAGAGCAGGGGATGTCATATAtcctgacttcagtaaagcttttgatactgtctcccgtaacatcctcacagaaaagctcaggagatgtgccatagatggctggtcagtgaggtggattgcagactggctccacaacagagttcagagggtcatcatcagtagCACAGAGTCCGCTTGGAGGcgtgtggcaagtggtgtcccccagggatcagtactgggtccagttttgttcaatatctttatcaacaacctggatgaggggattgagagtaccctcagcaagttccctgatgatacaaaactgggggggttggctgacaccccctcaggctgtgcagccatccaacgtgacctggacaggctgagagctgggggaaggcaaacctcatgaagtgcaataaggacaagtgcagggtcctacatctggggagaaataacaacaggcaccaggacaggttaggggctgccctgctggaaagcagctccacagagaaagaccttggagtgctggtggacagcaagttctgcatggaacaacaatgtgctcttgtggccaagagagccaaggggaacctgggatgcatcagcgagggtgtgtccagcaggtctatggaagttcttctacctctctactctgccctggtgagactacacctggaatactgtgtccactttcaggctccccagttcaagagagacagaactgctggagagaatccaacggagagccaaaaagatgattaggggacttgagcatctcccctgtgaagagagactgagagccctgggactatttagtctggagaagactgagagggcatctgatcgatgtctataaatatcagaggggtgggtgtcaaatggagggggccaggctcttttcggtggttcacagtgataagacaaggaacaatgggttcaaatttgaacctagatttcacctcaacatgaggagaaacttctttgcagtcagggtgacagagcactggaacaggctgcccaggagggttgtggaatctccttctctgaagactttcaaaacccacctggatgcattcctgtgcagactaccctaagcgatcctgctctggcaggggggttggacctgatgatctctggaggtcccttccaacctctgatatactgtgatactgaagTATGACTTCACTTTGAAACTATTCTCTGTGACCTTTCAAACCAAAGCAATCCAAATAAAACAACTTCTTACTTGTAATCTTATGAGAGGCTTCTCTGGCTGGCGTGGATTTAGCAAGCGTTCTCTTTCTGCACTGTCCAACATCAGTTCAACCTGTGAAGCAGAATTTGAAAGTCAATCCCACTTTGTTCTCTTACAGATGCCTAAACCCTTCAAGTATAACAAGTACAACATGCAGCTGCAGGTGGGAGCTATAGAAGTAGACAATTATAGGATGTGAAACACCTATGTACCAGTATCCGGCCAAGAGCCAAAGCAACgaatgagagaaaaataatgaaaggcTTCTCTTTCAGATACAGTGTAGTCCAACACTAGACATCACTAGTCACTCATACTATTTTACTTCATAAGCACTAGCCTTTGATAAATTTCTAGTTCAGGGAAAAGCAGGAAGAGACTTATACAGGCCGAAGTATGAAGAACAATTAGTAAACCTGCTTAGTTACTTTCGCTACTTTGCactgcacagcccagctcccagggctTAGCCACGTGTATTTATGCTAGCTCCGAAGTGCACACCCAACACTGCCCCACTCTAAGGCAGGAATTTTTGGACAAAGATGACACAGACCCCCATAAAGCAGTTCCAGCCTACTTTAATAGGTCATCCCAGTTAAGGCACCTGGAAGCCAAGGCTGCAGTGATGTCATGTAATCGGTTTCCTATGGAAACACTGCCTAAGTCCATCTCAAGTAATACAGAGCAAGACACAATATTTCTCATCTTCCAGTCTCAAAATCAGTCATAGATCCCAATCCCCATCCATACACTATTACCCATATACTGCTGACATTACAAATTACCTTTTCCATGCAGAATGCTTGTATCGCCTGAGTTACTTTAGGATTGTCAGGATTAAATAGATCTGGATGATCAGCTAGAACAACATTCTCCATGTGGAAAGGTCGCACTGTCTCTAGAGCAATCTTCTGcatgttcatttttttccctctaacaCGCAGCAAACCAATGTGTCTGGAAGGAGAGAGGTAACTTGCTAAAAGCTAAACTTAAAAAAACTGTTACataaagaattacagaatcacagaatcaaccaggttggaaaagacctcagagatcattaagtccaatctattacctaataccacctgacaactaaaccatggctccaagtgccacttTTGttgtacacctccagggacggtgattccaccacctccctgagcagcacattctaatggcagatcactctttctgtgaagaactttctcctcacttcaaggctaaacttcccctggcacagcttgagactgtgtcctcttgttctgccactggttgcctgggagaagagaccaaccacaacctgtctacaacctcctttcaggtagttgtagagagcaagaaggtctcccctgagcctcctcttctctaggctaaacaaccccagctccttcagcctctcctcctagggCTTGTAGCCGAGACCTCTCAtcagcctcgctgcccttctctgggcatgttcaagtatctcaatgtcctttttaaattgaggagcccagaactggacacagtacattTTAAATTCATGTTTACTTTTCAGGAATCAAAGTTTAAATGCTGTAGGAAGTCCTTGGATCCGTACTTCAGGGTTGGCACTGCCAAACTTCAGTTCTATTGTATTTAGATTGTGCTTATTCCACAGACAAGCACATGTACACAGTACATTAATTTACTTCAAATATTAGGTTTAATCCTAAGTAAATCAAAAGTTATTCTAGGTACTGATTCCATCTACTTCATTATGTTACACTCTGAAGCTAATCCACACTATAGCACAAGTCCTTTCATACTTAGAAGCAATTTTCCTGTCTCAAAAGAACACATGAGACACAGGGCAAGAAATAATtagtaacaaaaagaaaagatcacACACTTCTtcacagcttctccaggagaCAGAGCTGTCACCACTGAACTTCCTGGCTGAGAAACATAGAAACGTTGCTGTTCATTTGGGAATGGATCTATTTTGCACTCATGTTCATGACCCCACACAACAAGATTTATAAAATCATCTAAAAACTGTTCTGGAATGTAGTTGGTAGCTCCATGTTTGCTCCTgttgaagaaaagagaaaaataattagtCCTAACAGTTATGGGTGGGCAAGGGGGGGATCAAAGGAGTAGAAAAACATCAGTGTGATTTAATATGATACAGAACATTCAGCAAAAATATCTGACATATATTACATTTCAGGTACATTTGTTGACTTCTGCCTCACTATTATTTGCACATGAGGATTACACTCTTAGGAAAAACTAAGAAAGGATGTGGGAGAGAACTCTGCTTGCTCCCACTACCACTGTTGGGAGGAACATGCAGGAAGAAATAACACATGCTGCCTTTCCTCTCTTCAACACAAACTGTGTCAAGTATAGCAGTGCAAGGGAAAGTACAGCACTTGTCAAATTATAGTTTGAACGAGGACAGCAAATACAATATGAACTTTAATACTCCCTCAGCTCTAACAAGCAGTCAAGACTTCATTAATTCAGTATTTCACTACGAACTCTCTACTGCCCCTAACTATGAGAGTCtgggaagaggtttcccagcattcttaatttatttcagcttttccCCCTTATGATTCTTTTCTAAGAAGAGCTATAGAAAAACACTTTCATATGGGAAAATTTTAAGAAACTAGCTACTCACAAGCACAAGAAGCACTAATTGCCCAGCTGGATTTCTCATCTATCCTTTCCAAGGCAGTTTAATGAAATAACACAACAGGTTTTTAAGTCATCATAATTCAGTCAATACTGTTACCTATTTTGATGAATCACAAACAAGTTAAACCAACTATCTTCATCTTCCTTTGGTCTCAGCATGGTTACTTTTTTATTAAGAAACATACGATACAACCTCTCATCTGGAATAGATCCTGGAgtggacaaaacaaaacattaaatCATTTTTGTGTGGTAAACCTActctttattttaaagcatttttaacAGCAGTTCTACTAAAAAGAGCATGAAGAACACAATCTTGTGGCAAGATCAGATCTTTGTTTTCATGACCTATGAAGTCTGAGGTGTGATTATGAATTTGAATGAGTTAAAGTATAAATTGGTTATTTTGCTAGATAGACTTATGAAAATAAGACATTTTAACATGAAATCCACCTTTAAACAGTTGCTAAAAGCAGTTTCATTAACTACATAGGGTTTGAGACTTCTTGCCAGTTTCTAGTGCCAAACTGACTATGGGCAGAATGAAAGATATCAGAAcaggtgttttgtttcttgttgaCAAACTAAGatgtatattttcttttaaggtGGAGCCTAAAAAACAAATACTATTGATTAGAGATGGAGATTTAAGCATACTTCCTGGTGGACAACATGACGACCAggagccagcaacgtgcccttgtggccaagaagcccaATGGCATGCcagggtgtattagaaggggtgtggttagtggGTCAAAGAGAAgttctcccactctactctggtgaggctgcatctgaatactgtgtccagatctgggccCCTCTGCtcaagacagggaactgctgaatGAGTCCAGCACAGTGCttcaaagatgattaggggagtggaacatctcccttatgaggaaaggctgagggagctggggctttttagcttggaggagactgaggggtgacctcattgatgttTCTAAGTATGTGAAGGGTAAgcgttgggaggatggagccaggctcttctcagtgatgtttaacgatagaacaaggggcagtgggtgcaagctggagcacaagaggttccacgtaaacataaggaaaataattttcactgTGCAGGTGACAGAGCAACCAgataggttgtggagtttcctcctctggagacattcaaaacctgcctggatctattcctgtgtgacctgctctggcaggtgggttgcactacatgatcttttgaggtctcttccaaaccctaacattctgagTAAACCACAAACCCTGCCAAGTCTATGCTTTCCCATACAGCAGGAAAAAGTCTGCAGTGCTTCTGAACTGTTTGTCACTGCTTATTTCCTTGGtgcttttaacaaaaaaaaaaaaaccaaaaaaacccaaaaaaaaaccacaaagcaaacCCACCCATACCCAGGATTCATGATGCATTTCAGTATGTTTACGTATTCTGCATAAGAACAAGTGTTCTTTAAATCAAGTCAAGAGGGTATATAACCCTGACACAAGCACAACAAAACATCTCATGAACATTTCCATGCATCAACACCCATATATTAAAACTGCTGAATTTCCCAGAAGCAATTTTGGTTATTAAAAATTCTTGGATATATCATGGATATAAAGAACCTTTACTAACAACCCTTAGAATATCTAGCAAGATTTTAAAGTATCTTAAAAATCAGAGCAAACTAGGACTTACAGCTATAAAAGATGCTTGGAAATTAGTGCTTTAAGCACTCATGACTGAACAtaaaataaggggaaaaaatgcaacAGAAACCAGTCAACCATAACCATTCTATGTAAGAAGTGAGGACAGAGAGAAAGATGGAGGATAAAATAGAAAGGGACTAAGTGGAGTTGAAAACCCACCACAGAACacctttaaaaatatgaaaCTCTTCATGAGATTCTTTGTAAGAAACTGAGGTTACCTGTGACAAATGTTATTTGAGTCACTTCAGACAGACACATCAGAAATTAGATTTCTGCTCAGATAGTTCATGTGTTGTTTTGGTTATATTGAAAACCATAAACATAAAACAAAGTTTTACCTAAACAGGAAGAAGTAAGCTTAATATACAACAGTGACATATTAGACTGTGACTGCCCAGACTTGGTACACAGGCACGATCTTTGGCTAACCCAATCAGAGTTCATTTAAGACCACTGAGAGTGTAGGAAGACAGTTATTGGAGGATTTACCTAGGTTTTTTTCtataaaaagcaaagaaaaaaaatctgcagtgaCAATGCAGGAGGATGAGAAACCTGACACTGTCACTGAATTTATATTCTTTAATTGAACATTACTTAGACCTTCATATTTGTTGCAGCACTACATATTTGTTCCAACTTAATTTAGAACTATTGAGTTTCAGTAGTAGATGAACAGTCCAGCAGGCTAATACTTACCCAAGCCATACAGAGCAATTTTTGTTCTACCCTTACGCAATAAAATGGGACTAATATCTATTTTCTCCACAGAAGCTGAACGTCCAAAGTGATTCAACAATCCTGCACAGCTTAAAATATCCAGTGCACACAGTGCATCTGCCTGTAGAAAATATTGAGAAATAAAAACTTTGAGTAGAATGTTTTGTTTATAAAGTCAAAGCGAAACAGTCTCAAAAGAGAGAATCCGTCCTTAAGCAACTTCCGCAGCTGAAAAACTCAGTCACATAAATTAGCTTTTTTTGGTACTCATGGGTACAGAAACAAATCCCTTTTCCTTACAGCTCTTGCTTAATTTGAATAGTGCAAAATTAAACATTAAAtaatttagaaaaacaaaacaaaaccccgcAAGTGGCCAGAGTCTCTAAAGCACTACAGAAAACTGTTAAAGCTAAAGACTTAGAGGTAAACTTCTGACATACCAAGTCCTGAGTTTAGCAGGACACACTGATGTTTGtctaaaatgcaaaataattcaTTCAACACACGAGCTTTGTTGCTTGCTAAATGACCTTTTCCTGCTTACTTCTAGTTGTTTATATTTGAACTAGCATTGGCTGGATGTAAATTGCATATGTACAAATCAGAGTATCAAGATTCCCctcaagaaaaaaagttttcaattTCTACAGAGAGAATTTGTTCCAGAAACTTTTTGAAAGGCTGCCATTTCTTGGCACGAAAAATTACTATGTTCTCAATTAGCAAAATCTATATACATTAAGAATTTAGCCATAGTTTATATGGATCCCTTAACttctttccattctttttttaatgtgacaGTTAACTTGTTGCCactaattaaaataattccttAAGATAAACAAAGTATTTAGGTAAAGAGCAGAGCAACTGAATAAAATTAGCCTGTTCCTCAAGAACCATATTTCTATACAAATCTCTATTTTTACAATATTATTTTTGTAACAGAACAGTATAGTACAATTATTACAATAATTACCCCTGTGGGATCATCATGATTGCCATGAATACTAAAAACTGGAATAGAAATGTTTAGATTTGGATCCTGATAATTCACCAGTGGAAACCTggacaagaaaaggaaataaaaaagttaaaatCTATCTGCAAATTTATGAAATTTCAAATATTGTCTTTAATGTCACCACAAATATATCACGACAGTAgcacaaatcatagaattatagaattgttttggttagaaaagacctttaagatcatgagtccaaccattaaaagACTGCTAAGTGGCCATGAATAAGCTTAAGCTGCAGAGCGTAAGAAGATTCTTACTCCTGGTCTGGAATGGCACTTCCCACTGGGAATGGGATAGCAAAAagttcctatttttttttagagcATGCCTATAAAAAGAGTTGTACAACATGTGGTGTGGTACCTGCAACAGTAGCGGATTGGGCTGTGTAGCCTTTGTTTACACACAAAGAAATCTGATGATTGTAACACAAAAGCAAATTATGTAAATGGGTTCACTTGCAGGACAGAAACTATACATTACATAAATGAATCAAATGTCAGAGCACATTCAGAAGTTTCTCAAAGAATTGTGTGAATTCCTTTATAGACTTAGATTGTAAGATGACAGGTGAGGTCATCCTATAAACTGTCCCACGCAAACAAATCTCAAACTTCAAGGTTCCAGTCACAAAGGATACAAAACATAGAATTCAAACCATGTTCACCCAATACATAAACCAAAATTTACACCACAATTTATAGGAACATACTTACTTGCTATACTGAAAATTAACTGCCTGATCACTCAAAATTTCAAACTGAACAGGACGATCACCCATGCAGTGTCTTCTCAGTGACTCCAAACAAGAGTGCACTGTTTTTCTGGAAGGTTTGTTATCATGAAAAAGGTCTCCACCTAGTAAAATAAAGTCCACCTGTatgtaaaaaaaccaacaacctgTTATTTTCATACAGCTTCTATTTCCTTGCAAGACTTCTAAGCAAAttgtttaaattatttcttctaaGGAGTTCCACATAACTTCTCATATCTGCACTTCTACATAAAACAAGTTGGTATTTAATTGTCTCATAAAAAGAAAGTTTAACTgaattattaattaaaataaaacctaaCCTCAAAAGATCCATTTATGGAGAGTTACAGGAGAAAACAACTGACAGCACTGAAAAAGTACCAGTCAAGTGTTTTAATAATGGTCTCCAGGTTGGCTCCTGAACATTTTCTTTGACAGCATGAAGAGACACATTATCATTTCATTGCTCTGGTATCTAGTGTGAAGAGATCAGCAGTGGTTGTGACATTACTAGGTGCAAGCTCTGTACATATTTAGCTTTTGAACAAGcattaagaagaaataaattatcTTCATGAAGAAACCATCAATCTTTAAAACAGAAACACCACTTTCAAAGCTTTTAACTTATTTTTCCTACTTTCTTAGTTGTCTGAGGACTTTGTATCGTTACCTTCACTCTCCCCAATTATTTTGCCCTCTTGCAGTGACAAAGCCTCTAAATACCACTAATACGACCAAGGTAATAATACAGTAAGAGTGTTCTCACAAAAGCATAGGTATTTTACTGAAACAGGAATATAACTGTTTGCATTAAATGGTTTAGTTTAGTTGTTTAATTTGATATTATTAAAGATTGGTCCAGGTCTAAGCTTTAGAGCTGCTGACAGGGCGGTACATATTTTCCACGGTCTCactccttctctttccaaaatGCAGCACTTACTTCATTTTTTTGAGCCTGCTCCAAAATTTCATTAAAAGTTACAAATGTATCATTTCCACGCACTGGATCCTTCTCCATATAGCCAAGATGAATATCAGTAGCaataagtattttaaaagtgtCTTCATCATCCCTGAAAAATACAAGGAAATTTGTGTTAAGAGAGCAACACACATCAGAATTTTAACACTGTCCAAAGTCACTAAAAGTACATGAGATTTTCTGTAAAACTCTATCATTCCTGTAATAGTCTCAGAACATTTCACGACTTTTTATTGCAAACAGCACTTCACCAAAACAACCAGTTTGAAGATTTTGTTACCCCAATGACCCTACTCCAATAAAAGGCCTGCAACCACCTCTCTGACGAAAAGCTAAACAACCCTTTGtatgttttctgtctttaaaaagaCCTGGTGAGCAACcatttcatttctctctttgtACTGATAAATCTACATAGATACAAAAGGAAGTATATAACCTAAGGGAAAACACAAATGACCTTTAAGCTggatttaaactgaaagagggtagatttagattagctgtaaggaagaagttcttcactgagggtggtgagacactggcagaggttgcccagagaagctgtgaatgcctcatccctagaagtgttccaacgccaggctggatggggctctgagaagCCAGACCCAGTggaaggtttcttccaacccaaaccattctatgattctatgctccaAGCTCTTTTTAACTCATTCCAAACATACAGAAGTCTTGCTATCTCATAGGACAGAACTGCAGAGCTACAGACAGCAGGAGCTTACTGTGAATTGATGGTACTCATCTTCGCGCCCAGACTCCTCACAAAAAGGCTCTGGACACAGCTTAGTAAATCAGGTCAGAAAATCAGTTTCGACTCTCATAGATACTACATAAAGCCTAAGAGACAAAACCAGAAACGAAATTAGAACgaagggcacagtgagcagaacAACCAGTTAACCCTTCTTTTACTAGAAATTAATTGCTTGCAAACAAACTCAATCTACAGAAAGGTCCGCGTTCAGTTTAACCTACAGAAGGCGTATGGACACCCTGTGGACACGGCCAGCCCTCTCGAGCAAGGCCACCTGGAACCGTGCAAGGAACGGGAAACTTCACGGAAGCGACCGCAAAATGTGACAGGGCAAGTGGCAGGGAGGATGGGCATGGCGGCACGGTGTGCCCGGGACAAGTCCGACCGCCATTGAGTTCAGCGTCGGCGCAAGGTAACGGCAGCGGCAACTAGCCCGGTCCCCCTCAGGAGTGCAGGGCAACAGCCAGCGCACGAAGCTCACCGGAGCGTTGTCCTGCTCAGAACGGAGGGTGACGGGGGAGACCGCAATACTCCACCAGCGACCCGTGGCAAGCAAGAACTATAACTGGGAGGGTGGCCGTCTCTCAGCCCGTGCCCAGCGTTCTCACCCGCCGCGCCTGCGCCGTTGCCATGGCGCCGGGATGGGGCAGCCCGCCACCGCGGGCCATGCCCTGCTCTCGCGAGAGCCGCCCCACTCAAAGCGCGCGCTCACTCACCGAGTCCCTCATGGGACTGCCGCGGTTGGTCAGCTCGGAGCCGGTCTCGGCAGCCGATAGCGTCACATCCGCTGACACGTACGGGCGCGCCGGAAGAGCTCCTCAGGTAGCCGTGGGCGTGCGTCCTTCGGCGGGTGGCCCCGCCCCCCGAGCGCGGCCCCGCCCCCCGAGAGCTCTGGTGGCTGCAGGTGCGTTCGCTGGGGAGGCAGGTTGCGACCGAAGCTAAGCGGGGCCCAGCGGAGGCGAGCGTGTATGGGGTGCCGGAATAACGTTGTGTTCGGGGATCGGCCGCTGGCAGCGAGCCCAACAGCCTGCAAGCAGAGACGGGGAAGCGGGGTCCGGGGGCGGGCTTGCAGTGGGCgcccacagcagcagaatgGGCACTGAAGGAATCCCGGGGCTATGTGACCTCCGCGGAGGGGAGAGAGGCCGGCGCTCCCAGGCCTGGCCTAGCCTTGCTCGGGACgtaagagaaagaagagggcAGCCCGGGGCGCTGGGCGGGGCTGGCTCTGCGGGGAGGAGCAGAAACGCGGCTTCGAACCGAAGCCTTTTCTCTATATGTTTTGGTTATGAAATGTGTGGTGTTCGAGCGAGCCCTGCAGAACACGCCTCAGCCTCCGCTGTGTGTCTGCAGGGAGGGCCGTTTCCTGGCTCGGATAGCACGGTGTCTTTTCTGCAGGGATATTACCAGGGGATCCAGACAGACCCCGATCTTGTGGAAGAACGTTGCCTTTGCTCTTGAGTTTCGGTTATCATGGTGTTGCTGATGTCTGAATGAGATATTTTTATTGGCACGGTTAACGGTATTATAAATATCGTACATTTGCTACATACAGATGCTGCCTGAAAATGAATAAAGACAAACAAATcgatgaagatgatgatgacaGCGAGCAGTTCGAAGATTTTATGGAGAATTTTAACCAACTTGAACTGCTGGAGACGCACAGGCATTTGATTCCTGTAGGAACTCAGAGCTGTTGGTCAGGACAGTCtgacgatgatgatgatgaacaAGAAAGAAGTGAGGAATGGTatgaaatgcaagaaaaaaaaatggaaaaacatcCAGAGAAGTTGCTACTCTGGGCAGCTGAAAACAATCGGGTAAGTCATTTATTCTCTCATATGTATTACTGACAAGAATGTTATTCTTAGCAGATGTCTATGGTttaaaccacaaacaaaatttGTCTACAGTTTCCGTTATCGTTCTGAACTGTTGTGAGCTGGTTTTGGAAGTCACTGAATGTAAAGCATTTGTAGCCCACACACACCAGAGTGTCTCTAGATCCATTAGCATTTAGAACAAAAGCTTTGACTGCAGTtctaaattaacatttttcttaaaTGTCTATAGGCTTGAAAGCATGCACAGCTTTTCACAGCAAGTAAGCCTTTGAACTCTGGCATTTCTTCCCCCCCCATAAAAATACAGGTAAACAGTCACCTATTTTCCCGTGTTTTTGTGGGGGTTAAAAAAAGCCCTTTGTATTCTTGGAAGTGAGGAATAGATGACAACATTCCTATTACATACCTTATtacattttcatgtttttttacTTTCATTAGTTGCCTTAAACACACAAGTTCCATCTACAGTCCTGGGGATATATCTTCACAGTGAATGGGGAGAAGGTCTAAAGTAAAGGTACTCCTAAGTCATTTCAGCTAATGCTCATGTTGCATCCCTTTCAAACCAGAGCCAGAAACGCCACCAAAACCGAACCCACAAAATCCCTTCACTCCAGTAACTATAACTGGTTACATTTTAAAACTTCTTGTTGCTCCTAAACCTTCttgaaactgaaagaaattGCTTTTCCATAAAACTTCAGAACAGTA harbors:
- the MRE11 gene encoding double-strand break repair protein MRE11; this encodes MSTINSQDDEDTFKILIATDIHLGYMEKDPVRGNDTFVTFNEILEQAQKNEVDFILLGGDLFHDNKPSRKTVHSCLESLRRHCMGDRPVQFEILSDQAVNFQYSKFPLVNYQDPNLNISIPVFSIHGNHDDPTGADALCALDILSCAGLLNHFGRSASVEKIDISPILLRKGRTKIALYGLGSIPDERLYRMFLNKKVTMLRPKEDEDSWFNLFVIHQNRSKHGATNYIPEQFLDDFINLVVWGHEHECKIDPFPNEQQRFYVSQPGSSVVTALSPGEAVKKHIGLLRVRGKKMNMQKIALETVRPFHMENVVLADHPDLFNPDNPKVTQAIQAFCMEKVELMLDSAERERLLNPRQPEKPLIRLQVDYAGGFEPFSVHRFSQKYMDRVANPKDIIHFFRHREQKDKNDSDINFGRLVGRPASEGMTLRVEDLVKQYFQTAEKKVQLSLLTERGMGEAVQEFVDKEEKDAIEELVKFQLEKTQRFLKERRTEAEEEKIDEEVRKFRESRKKNTEEEDEEVREAITRARAHRSEDAVLVTASSDEEMDTSVKGTGDSDDSLPATLTKGRGRARGRARGARGQSSTARGSSRRGRGSTSQRSATSSRTYKPVSVPSKNMSIMDAFRSFKSDASLNSSQAYSEEIIDDDSDVEDISIAPSSRVNKRLSATSSFSKRPSQTQTSRGADFESDEDEFDPFKTTATSRRAK